Proteins found in one Vallitalea guaymasensis genomic segment:
- a CDS encoding Na+/H+ antiporter NhaC family protein: protein MNNNKDNSNSNFKGLLPLIVFLVLFMGTGIITGDFSSMPLLVAFIFASGFALLLDKKGGKTSFGEKVAIFTRAGGEETIILMVVIFILAGAFYSVADAMGAVNSIVNLGLTVLPVNMILPGIFIIGCILSFSMGTSMGTITALAPIGVGIANQADISMALVLATVVGSAMFGDNLSFISDTTIAATRTQNVELRDKFKSNILIVLPAVIITLIILAMIPVDVVSLESVDYSLINILPYVAIIVSALIGLNVMAVLGIGIGVGSIIGLINNSFDGVGLLGVLQRGMGWMEDLSMIAIVVAGLVGLMKYYGGIDYLLEKVTAKVKGKKGGQFGIAALVGLITAATTNNTISILTAGPLAKDISEEYDIDPRKTASLLDIFSAAVQGLIPYGGQLLLAAGLGHISPVEIVPYSIYSILMLIIGSISIIIGFPRYKRARK, encoded by the coding sequence ATGAACAATAACAAAGATAATAGTAATAGTAATTTTAAAGGATTATTACCATTAATAGTGTTCTTGGTATTATTTATGGGCACAGGCATTATAACAGGAGATTTTAGTAGTATGCCATTGCTGGTAGCATTTATTTTTGCATCAGGATTTGCTTTATTATTGGATAAAAAAGGTGGTAAAACAAGCTTTGGAGAAAAAGTAGCAATATTTACTAGAGCTGGTGGTGAAGAAACAATTATTTTGATGGTAGTCATATTCATATTAGCAGGAGCTTTCTATTCTGTAGCAGATGCTATGGGAGCAGTAAACTCAATAGTTAACCTAGGATTAACAGTATTGCCTGTCAATATGATCTTACCAGGAATATTTATCATTGGATGTATCCTGTCATTTTCAATGGGAACATCAATGGGTACAATCACAGCATTAGCACCAATTGGTGTTGGTATCGCTAATCAAGCGGATATCAGTATGGCTCTAGTATTAGCGACAGTTGTAGGTAGTGCAATGTTCGGTGATAACCTATCATTCATATCTGATACCACAATTGCTGCAACAAGAACTCAAAATGTAGAACTAAGGGATAAGTTCAAGTCTAACATTCTTATTGTTCTACCAGCAGTAATCATAACACTTATAATATTAGCTATGATTCCAGTTGATGTAGTAAGCTTAGAGAGTGTTGATTATTCATTAATTAATATATTACCTTATGTAGCTATAATAGTTAGTGCATTGATAGGACTTAATGTAATGGCTGTATTAGGAATAGGTATTGGTGTTGGTTCAATCATAGGTTTAATCAATAATAGCTTTGATGGCGTTGGATTATTAGGAGTTTTACAAAGAGGTATGGGATGGATGGAAGATCTATCAATGATAGCAATAGTTGTTGCTGGTCTAGTTGGACTAATGAAATATTATGGAGGAATAGATTATCTATTAGAAAAAGTTACTGCCAAAGTAAAAGGTAAAAAAGGTGGACAATTCGGAATTGCAGCCTTAGTTGGATTAATTACAGCAGCTACAACTAATAACACAATCTCAATCCTTACAGCAGGACCATTAGCAAAAGATATATCTGAAGAATATGATATCGACCCAAGAAAAACTGCCAGTCTATTAGATATCTTTTCAGCAGCAGTACAAGGACTTATACCTTATGGGGGACAGCTGTTATTGGCAGCAGGGTTAGGACATATTTCACCTGTTGAAATAGTACCGTATTCAATATATTCAATATTAATGTTAATAATTGGTAGTATATCTATTATTATTGGATTCCCTAGATATAAAAGAGCTAGAAAATAA
- a CDS encoding L-fuculose-phosphate aldolase → MKFEEERKLLVEYGKKMVDRNLTKGSGGNLSIFIRKEGLMAITPSGIDYYEMKPEDIVIMDLEDNVVDGDKRPSSEYSMHRIFYKERDDIDSVVHLHSVYSTILACLRQELPATHYLIGVSGGENVRCAKYATYSTEELAENAFEAMKDRNAVFLANHGLLVGAKSLSSAFGKAEEIELCAEVYYRAKSIGEPVILDTQEVNKMLKMFQGYGQRA, encoded by the coding sequence ATGAAGTTTGAAGAAGAAAGAAAATTATTAGTAGAATATGGAAAGAAAATGGTTGATAGAAATCTGACCAAAGGATCTGGTGGAAATCTTAGTATTTTCATTAGAAAGGAAGGATTGATGGCAATTACTCCAAGTGGAATTGATTATTATGAAATGAAGCCTGAAGATATTGTCATAATGGATTTGGAAGATAATGTTGTTGATGGTGACAAAAGACCTTCATCAGAATACTCAATGCATAGAATTTTCTATAAAGAGAGAGATGATATAGATTCAGTTGTTCATCTTCATTCAGTATATTCAACAATACTTGCATGTCTACGACAGGAGCTGCCAGCAACTCACTATCTAATAGGAGTATCAGGAGGTGAAAATGTAAGATGCGCTAAATATGCTACATATAGTACTGAAGAACTCGCCGAGAATGCATTTGAAGCCATGAAAGACAGAAACGCTGTATTCTTAGCTAACCATGGATTATTGGTAGGTGCTAAGAGCTTATCTAGTGCCTTCGGAAAAGCAGAAGAGATTGAGTTATGTGCAGAGGTTTATTATAGAGCAAAATCTATAGGTGAACCTGTAATACTCGATACGCAAGAAGTCAATAAAATGTTAAAGATGTTCCAAGGATATGGACAAAGAGCTTAG
- a CDS encoding iron-containing alcohol dehydrogenase — protein sequence MQNFECKLGTRVVFGEGRENEVGKYVAGYSKKVLIHYGGDYLKEYGILDRITKSLEENNIEYVIFDGVVPNPRLSLVNEGIKICREQDIDFILAVGGGSAIDSSKAIALGTMYDGDVWDFYTGQATPEKALKVGVVLTIPGSGSEMSESSIITNEKENLKCGIDTEVIVPEFAILNPEMCYTIPPYLLSCGIADTLTHLFERYFTPTKNVVITDYLIEGAMKALLEIGPKLKKDPKNYDYCAEFMWIATIAHNGTMDVGRASDWGSHRIEHEISALYDITHGGGMAIIYPAWMKYVKNQDIDRFNQLATRVFGVDNTDKEEAADQGINKVEEFFRTLGLKTTLTEADIPLDRFEEMAEKAVGEAGFVGRFKRLEVKDIIEILNIAK from the coding sequence ATGCAAAATTTCGAATGTAAACTAGGAACAAGAGTCGTTTTTGGTGAAGGCAGAGAAAATGAAGTTGGAAAATATGTAGCTGGATATAGCAAAAAAGTCTTGATACATTACGGTGGAGATTACCTGAAAGAATATGGAATACTTGACAGGATTACCAAATCACTGGAAGAAAACAATATAGAATATGTTATTTTTGATGGTGTTGTACCTAACCCAAGATTATCTCTAGTAAATGAGGGAATCAAGATATGCAGGGAACAGGATATTGACTTTATTCTTGCTGTTGGAGGCGGAAGTGCAATAGATTCTTCAAAAGCGATAGCTTTGGGAACTATGTATGATGGAGATGTGTGGGATTTCTATACAGGACAAGCAACTCCAGAAAAAGCTTTGAAAGTGGGAGTAGTGCTGACTATACCAGGTTCTGGTTCAGAAATGTCCGAAAGCAGCATTATCACTAATGAAAAAGAGAACCTGAAATGTGGTATTGATACAGAAGTGATAGTCCCTGAATTTGCAATACTTAATCCAGAGATGTGTTATACCATTCCACCATATTTATTATCCTGTGGAATAGCAGATACATTAACTCATCTATTTGAAAGATATTTTACACCAACTAAAAATGTGGTAATAACTGATTACTTGATTGAAGGAGCAATGAAAGCATTACTGGAAATAGGACCTAAGCTTAAAAAAGATCCTAAAAACTATGATTATTGTGCTGAATTCATGTGGATTGCGACAATAGCCCACAATGGTACTATGGATGTGGGAAGAGCTTCTGACTGGGGTTCTCATAGAATCGAGCATGAAATAAGTGCTCTATACGACATTACTCACGGTGGTGGTATGGCAATAATATACCCTGCATGGATGAAATACGTTAAGAATCAAGATATAGACAGGTTCAATCAGTTAGCAACTAGAGTATTTGGAGTTGATAATACTGATAAAGAAGAAGCAGCAGACCAAGGAATTAATAAAGTGGAAGAATTCTTTAGAACTCTAGGACTGAAAACTACATTGACAGAAGCAGATATTCCTTTGGATAGATTTGAGGAAATGGCTGAAAAAGCAGTTGGCGAAGCTGGATTCGTTGGTAGATTCAAAAGACTTGAAGTAAAAGATATCATAGAAATACTAAACATAGCAAAATAG
- a CDS encoding DeoR/GlpR family DNA-binding transcription regulator produces MLAIDRLKKIEELLKENGSIVISQLSDMLDVSEETIRRDLEKLSKTMKFRRVRGGAYLYESSDTEVPVKIREQIYIKEKQVIGAKSVSFIDDGDTIMLDSSTTALYIAKNLNLSKKKVTVITNSIKIANELADNSLIKIINLGGTLRRRTKSYVGYMTTDSLMDLSADKAFVSCSSVNVKFGVTDNHNLEARVRKGMLNNSVKKFLVVDYTKFEEPAVNKICDIKDIDVIIIDRKLSNEQLDVLKKHKIEVVCCEE; encoded by the coding sequence ATGTTAGCTATAGATAGATTGAAAAAGATTGAAGAACTATTAAAAGAAAATGGAAGTATTGTCATAAGTCAACTAAGTGATATGTTGGATGTATCAGAAGAAACCATAAGAAGAGATTTGGAGAAATTAAGTAAAACCATGAAATTCAGACGTGTTCGTGGAGGAGCTTATTTATACGAATCCTCTGATACAGAAGTACCTGTTAAGATAAGAGAACAGATATACATAAAAGAAAAACAGGTCATTGGTGCAAAGAGTGTCAGCTTCATTGATGATGGAGATACCATTATGCTTGATAGCAGCACAACAGCTCTTTATATAGCAAAAAATTTGAATCTAAGCAAGAAAAAAGTGACTGTAATTACTAATTCCATAAAAATAGCAAATGAACTAGCTGACAATTCCTTAATAAAAATCATTAATCTAGGTGGTACCTTAAGACGAAGAACAAAATCTTATGTAGGCTATATGACAACAGATAGTTTAATGGATCTGTCAGCAGATAAAGCTTTTGTAAGCTGTTCTTCCGTAAATGTGAAATTCGGTGTAACAGATAATCATAATTTGGAAGCTAGAGTAAGAAAAGGTATGCTTAATAATTCAGTGAAAAAATTTTTAGTTGTGGATTATACAAAATTTGAAGAACCAGCAGTTAACAAAATATGTGACATAAAGGATATAGATGTAATTATTATAGATAGAAAATTATCTAATGAACAGCTTGATGTCCTTAAAAAACATAAAATAGAAGTTGTATGTTGTGAAGAATAG
- a CDS encoding class I SAM-dependent methyltransferase yields the protein MDKKNRCMNEHPYNHKKTHRRGPSSYHMHNPDVVFNELNIKKGDSFLDLGCGSGDYSIQAAGLVGELGMVYALDIWGEVLEGLNERAGENGITNIKTKVCNIKENINLDDNSIDICFISTVLHTIDLSIDGKRLFDEIDRVLKPRGRIVIIECKKGDYPVGPPMSCRISPEEFKEFFLPYGFEKNSYVDLGYNYMISFKTKILI from the coding sequence ATGGATAAAAAGAATAGATGTATGAATGAACATCCATACAATCACAAAAAAACACATAGACGTGGTCCTAGCAGTTATCATATGCATAATCCCGATGTGGTGTTTAATGAATTAAATATTAAAAAGGGAGATAGTTTCCTCGATCTAGGTTGTGGGTCAGGAGATTATTCAATACAGGCGGCTGGATTGGTTGGAGAGTTAGGTATGGTCTATGCCCTTGATATATGGGGGGAAGTACTGGAAGGACTTAATGAACGTGCAGGTGAAAATGGAATAACAAATATTAAGACTAAGGTTTGTAATATAAAAGAGAATATTAATCTAGATGATAATAGTATTGATATTTGCTTTATCTCAACAGTTCTTCATACTATTGATTTAAGTATAGATGGAAAAAGGTTGTTTGATGAGATTGATCGTGTATTGAAACCAAGGGGACGAATTGTTATTATTGAATGTAAAAAAGGTGACTATCCAGTTGGACCACCAATGAGTTGTCGTATATCACCAGAAGAATTTAAAGAATTCTTTTTGCCCTATGGTTTTGAAAAAAATAGCTATGTGGACTTAGGATATAATTATATGATTTCTTTTAAAACTAAAATCTTAATATAG
- a CDS encoding acyl-CoA dehydratase activase, with product MYSIGIDIGYSAIKIILMDSNCKIKYSKYLLHKGKVKQILIKTLEDVLIQYNNEDIKLGAVTGNGSKFLSKGNKAEFVNEVASIVEGSTKIDGNIKSIIDIGGESAKYITGFEGMDKSKIQIAMNSNCSAGTGSFLEEQMSRLNLKLEDYSLYANRAKSIPRIAGRCSVFAKTDITHHQQEGVSVDDILLGLAYAVIKNYRGAIIKKLPLTKPILFSGGVAHNQGIITALKDVLNLEDGDLIIPEHFSNIGAYGAAIIAKNDELNINLIDLLNYVKSNEDYSNEDNEVKLPKLIEYGNGDSFNKHIYKSIEDETKRLDCYLGIDIGSTSTNLVLMDENKEIISYKYLKTLGNPIEAVRLGLKVLMKEFGDKVNVIGVGTTGSGRYMIGKFIGADVVKDEITAQAKAAVTIDKSVDTIFEIGGQDSKYISIKDGVVTDFQMNKICAAGTGSFIEEQAKKFNIPINEFGDMALDGDTPINLGERCTVFIETSIASNISKEAKMENIASGLCYSIVKNYIGRVVGQKKIGNKIFLQGGVAFNQGIVNAFRALTGKDIVVPPFFSVTGAYGAAILAKEGMTNKKTKFKGFNIENKEFLERHREDKLKQDNTSIFNNKVTEIVFDGYKNNVDGNKKTVGIPRALFTFGMFSMFHGIFKDLGFNVVLSEPTNEETIRLGQQYALDETCYPVKLITGHVAELVGKNVDYIFFPDLFSVDHPGSKSRVNYGCAFMQLAFKVMNQTMELDKKGIQLLSPTFAFNLGKKFMMESFSKMGKQLNRSKEQIQKALGKGTEAYYRFEEKMEENGKEVLGSIKPEEKVFVMISKIYGVADPMLNMGIPSKLMDMGYKVIPFYDLPEGDVSKEYPNMFWPFGQHILEPAKLVKEHPNLYAILLTHHGCGPDSIISHYFREEMDGKPYLHIEVDEHSSGVGVITRVEAFINSLNSIGVKKANPVEVYQKKIVHKETNVKYSLKDIDEDTIVYLPYLYPYSDIFKELLINYKIDARTLPETSQSSIYMGRKFTITEEYFSLTALLGDVFTELASLKEKNKKIAFLIPRNEGTETDGQYGRLLRTKLDEEGYKDVDVISPFMEDVLNTQEDYVTSICLGLLAGDIVRAATKDYRDKYLKDILKVIKSNNLTVDELIKIANEVREDSKSIKYNKKILAVGEVWILYNHILNNDVFDKLEDKGHKIVYSPLSETMWLFWKDFLNHNINETSVVQQQRLARFKENIRLISRALSSQSPFEYEIDNLVETADRTIGYYSGANGRYREAKVLGQLNGIDGNITVASMYENTGIVLGILHKGFEQGNEKPILNLTFDGNKNENQETKIESFMYYL from the coding sequence TTGTACAGCATAGGAATTGATATAGGATATTCAGCAATAAAAATAATATTGATGGATAGTAACTGTAAAATTAAATATAGTAAATATCTGTTACATAAAGGTAAAGTAAAGCAAATCCTAATTAAAACACTTGAAGATGTATTAATACAGTATAATAACGAAGATATAAAATTAGGAGCTGTCACTGGTAACGGGAGTAAGTTTTTATCTAAAGGAAATAAAGCTGAGTTTGTTAATGAAGTTGCATCAATAGTAGAGGGGAGTACTAAAATAGATGGCAACATTAAATCAATCATCGATATTGGTGGAGAGAGTGCTAAATATATTACAGGTTTTGAAGGAATGGATAAATCTAAAATACAGATAGCCATGAACTCCAATTGTTCTGCTGGAACAGGTTCATTTTTAGAAGAACAGATGTCAAGGCTTAATCTGAAGTTAGAAGATTATTCACTATATGCCAACAGAGCTAAATCAATACCTAGAATAGCAGGTAGGTGCAGTGTTTTTGCTAAAACAGACATTACTCATCATCAACAGGAAGGAGTATCCGTTGATGACATTTTACTTGGCTTGGCATATGCGGTGATTAAGAATTATAGGGGAGCTATCATCAAAAAACTGCCACTTACAAAACCAATTCTTTTTTCAGGTGGCGTAGCTCATAATCAAGGTATAATTACCGCTCTAAAAGATGTGCTTAATCTGGAGGATGGAGATTTGATTATACCAGAACACTTTAGCAATATTGGGGCTTATGGAGCAGCAATAATAGCTAAAAACGATGAGCTAAATATTAATCTTATAGATTTACTGAACTATGTAAAATCTAATGAAGATTATAGTAATGAAGATAATGAGGTTAAACTGCCGAAATTAATTGAGTATGGTAATGGTGATAGTTTTAATAAGCATATATATAAATCTATAGAAGATGAAACAAAACGCTTGGATTGCTATTTAGGTATTGATATAGGGTCTACCAGTACTAATCTAGTTCTGATGGATGAGAACAAGGAAATCATTTCCTATAAATATCTAAAAACTCTAGGTAATCCAATAGAAGCCGTTAGATTGGGCTTGAAAGTATTAATGAAAGAATTCGGTGATAAAGTTAATGTTATAGGTGTGGGTACTACTGGTTCTGGTAGATATATGATAGGTAAATTCATAGGAGCAGACGTTGTAAAAGATGAGATTACTGCTCAAGCCAAAGCAGCCGTAACAATAGATAAAAGTGTTGATACCATTTTTGAGATTGGAGGGCAAGACTCAAAGTATATATCTATCAAGGATGGTGTGGTAACTGACTTTCAGATGAATAAGATATGTGCAGCTGGAACAGGGTCTTTTATTGAAGAGCAAGCTAAGAAATTCAATATTCCTATAAATGAATTTGGAGATATGGCTCTTGATGGGGATACCCCTATTAATCTAGGAGAAAGGTGTACTGTTTTCATAGAAACCAGTATTGCTTCCAATATATCAAAAGAAGCTAAAATGGAGAACATTGCTTCTGGACTTTGCTATTCAATTGTCAAAAATTATATTGGAAGAGTAGTAGGACAGAAAAAGATAGGTAATAAGATATTTTTGCAAGGAGGAGTCGCATTCAATCAAGGTATAGTCAATGCTTTTAGAGCATTAACTGGAAAAGATATCGTTGTTCCACCTTTCTTCAGTGTTACAGGAGCATATGGGGCTGCTATATTGGCTAAAGAGGGTATGACAAATAAGAAAACCAAGTTTAAAGGTTTTAATATTGAGAATAAAGAGTTCCTAGAAAGACATAGAGAGGATAAATTAAAGCAAGATAATACTTCAATATTTAATAACAAAGTTACAGAAATAGTATTTGACGGTTATAAAAATAATGTTGATGGTAATAAGAAAACTGTTGGGATACCAAGAGCACTTTTTACATTTGGTATGTTTTCCATGTTTCATGGTATTTTCAAAGACCTGGGATTCAATGTTGTATTATCTGAACCTACCAATGAAGAGACTATTCGTCTAGGGCAACAATATGCACTTGATGAGACCTGCTATCCTGTAAAACTAATAACTGGTCATGTAGCAGAATTAGTAGGAAAAAATGTTGATTATATATTCTTCCCTGATTTATTTTCAGTAGATCATCCAGGTTCCAAGAGCAGAGTTAATTATGGTTGTGCTTTCATGCAGTTAGCTTTTAAGGTTATGAATCAAACTATGGAGTTGGATAAGAAAGGAATACAATTATTATCTCCAACTTTTGCCTTTAATCTAGGAAAGAAATTTATGATGGAGAGTTTTTCTAAGATGGGAAAACAATTGAACAGAAGCAAGGAGCAGATTCAGAAGGCACTAGGCAAAGGTACAGAAGCTTACTATAGATTTGAAGAAAAGATGGAGGAAAATGGTAAGGAAGTTCTTGGGTCAATAAAACCGGAAGAAAAGGTATTCGTTATGATATCAAAGATTTACGGAGTTGCCGATCCAATGTTAAATATGGGAATACCTTCAAAACTTATGGATATGGGATACAAGGTAATTCCATTCTATGATTTACCAGAAGGAGATGTTTCAAAAGAATACCCTAATATGTTCTGGCCTTTTGGTCAACATATATTAGAACCAGCAAAGCTTGTTAAAGAACATCCTAATCTATATGCTATATTGTTGACGCATCATGGCTGTGGACCCGATTCAATCATTTCACACTATTTTAGAGAAGAAATGGATGGTAAACCTTATCTTCACATTGAAGTAGATGAACATTCATCAGGTGTGGGAGTAATAACGAGAGTAGAAGCTTTTATTAACAGTCTCAATTCAATAGGTGTAAAAAAAGCAAATCCAGTAGAGGTCTATCAAAAAAAGATTGTGCATAAAGAGACAAATGTAAAATATTCTTTGAAGGATATAGATGAAGATACAATAGTTTATCTACCTTATTTATATCCCTATTCAGATATTTTCAAGGAGCTTTTGATCAATTACAAAATAGATGCAAGGACATTACCAGAAACAAGCCAAAGTTCTATATATATGGGAAGGAAATTCACAATTACGGAAGAGTACTTTTCTTTGACGGCTTTATTAGGAGATGTTTTTACAGAACTTGCTTCACTAAAAGAAAAAAATAAGAAGATAGCATTCCTGATACCACGTAATGAGGGAACTGAGACAGATGGACAGTATGGTAGATTACTTAGAACTAAACTTGATGAGGAAGGGTATAAGGATGTAGATGTAATCTCTCCTTTTATGGAAGATGTGTTAAATACCCAGGAAGACTATGTAACTTCAATATGTTTAGGCTTGTTAGCTGGTGATATAGTAAGGGCAGCGACGAAAGATTATAGAGATAAATATTTGAAGGATATTCTAAAGGTGATTAAGAGCAATAATCTTACAGTTGATGAATTAATTAAGATAGCTAATGAAGTCCGTGAAGATTCAAAATCCATTAAGTACAATAAAAAGATTTTAGCTGTTGGAGAAGTTTGGATACTATATAACCATATTCTCAATAATGATGTTTTTGACAAATTAGAAGATAAAGGACATAAAATAGTTTATAGCCCTTTAAGTGAAACCATGTGGCTCTTCTGGAAAGACTTCTTGAACCACAATATAAATGAAACCAGTGTTGTTCAGCAGCAAAGATTAGCTAGGTTCAAGGAAAATATTAGATTGATATCAAGAGCTTTATCAAGTCAATCGCCCTTTGAATATGAGATAGACAATCTGGTAGAAACAGCAGATAGGACTATAGGTTATTATTCAGGAGCGAATGGAAGATATAGGGAAGCAAAAGTGTTAGGTCAGCTTAATGGAATAGATGGAAACATAACTGTGGCATCTATGTATGAAAATACAGGTATTGTACTAGGTATATTGCATAAAGGATTTGAACAGGGTAACGAGAAACCTATTCTTAATCTTACTTTTGATGGTAATAAAAATGAGAATCAGGAAACCAAAATTGAATCATTCATGTATTATTTATAA
- a CDS encoding L-2-amino-thiazoline-4-carboxylic acid hydrolase — MLKTNIDNIANPSSGLIIIGILKGYLKHPKSFFIKTILTFKKFKKSIEMDLPKEFINSSGLIAWLYIRLKKEVGKDKAFEIIRATILCSGLAVQQANFRNVEAERTFENLVKYQKRVKNEGTTKLNKMEIIEETESKYVYKVTKCMFYEFFKYLKVPELTTIMCSIDNAIFNTYSPEKITFHRDGINNRMVDGACECMFVIENNVK, encoded by the coding sequence ATGTTAAAAACTAATATAGACAATATAGCAAACCCTTCCAGTGGTTTAATTATAATAGGAATTCTAAAAGGATATTTAAAACATCCAAAATCATTTTTCATAAAAACAATACTTACTTTTAAGAAGTTCAAGAAAAGTATTGAGATGGATTTACCAAAGGAATTTATTAATTCCAGTGGATTGATTGCTTGGTTATACATAAGACTAAAAAAAGAAGTTGGAAAAGATAAAGCTTTTGAGATAATAAGAGCTACTATACTGTGTTCAGGACTTGCAGTTCAACAAGCCAACTTTAGGAACGTAGAAGCAGAGAGAACTTTCGAAAATCTTGTGAAATATCAAAAACGTGTAAAGAATGAAGGTACGACAAAACTTAATAAAATGGAGATTATTGAGGAAACAGAAAGCAAATATGTTTATAAAGTTACTAAATGTATGTTTTATGAGTTTTTCAAATATTTGAAGGTACCAGAACTCACTACTATAATGTGCAGTATTGATAATGCTATTTTTAATACGTATTCCCCAGAAAAAATTACTTTCCATCGTGATGGAATCAATAATAGGATGGTAGATGGTGCTTGTGAATGTATGTTTGTAATTGAAAACAATGTAAAATAA
- a CDS encoding MarR family transcriptional regulator has translation MKTIINEFMEVSSVYMELIKKTEKVKRNYNGIELYPSEIHTLVFIQDNIDNNMTTIAKRLGVTKGAIFKIIQKLEKKELLIRYKKVDNNKNTYFELTKKGILAYEGHEKFHKNFFDEPSKEFTQFVTDNKETIQKMFAYSKEYLKEHIEKLDSEE, from the coding sequence ATGAAAACTATTATTAATGAATTTATGGAAGTTTCTAGTGTTTATATGGAACTTATTAAAAAAACAGAGAAAGTCAAAAGGAATTATAATGGAATTGAGTTGTATCCGTCAGAAATCCACACTTTAGTATTTATCCAAGATAATATCGACAATAATATGACTACAATAGCCAAGAGATTAGGAGTAACAAAAGGTGCAATTTTCAAGATTATACAGAAATTAGAAAAGAAGGAGTTATTGATAAGATATAAAAAGGTTGATAACAATAAAAACACTTATTTTGAGTTAACCAAAAAAGGCATATTGGCATATGAAGGACATGAGAAATTTCATAAGAATTTTTTTGATGAACCATCAAAAGAATTTACACAATTTGTAACTGATAATAAGGAAACCATACAGAAAATGTTCGCTTATTCAAAAGAGTACTTAAAGGAACATATAGAAAAACTAGATAGTGAAGAATAG